Proteins from one Armatimonadota bacterium genomic window:
- a CDS encoding alpha-L-fucosidase yields MNCTLRVLFACFLASIVLIGTAVAEESPEQRNARMKWWREAKFGMFIHWGIYSVPAGTWKGQQIPGIGEWIMCTAKIPVAEYAELAKQFNPVKFNADEWVRLAKEAGMKYIVITAKHHDGFAMFRSKASPFNIYDATPFKRDPLLELADACRRHGIRLGFYYSQAQDWHHRGGSACRGHWDEAQEGDMMDYIRNIAVPQVRELLSNYGRVSILWWDTPCGMTKEMADMLLPLTKLQPGIITNNRLGIYPGDTETPEQHIPESGYANRDWETCMTMNDTWGYKSYDNNWKSTETLIRNLIDIASKGGNYLLNVGPTAEGVIPQPSVDRLREIGKWMKVNGEAIYGTTASPFKNLPWGRCTRKGKTLYLHVFDWPKDKMLRVPMKGEVKKAYLLAQPEKPLITIKTENGIGIVVPITAPDPVATVVALEVKGDILPIE; encoded by the coding sequence GGCAAAGTTCGGCATGTTTATCCATTGGGGAATCTATTCAGTCCCTGCGGGTACGTGGAAGGGCCAGCAAATCCCTGGTATTGGCGAATGGATAATGTGCACTGCAAAAATCCCTGTAGCCGAATACGCTGAGCTGGCAAAGCAGTTCAACCCTGTAAAGTTCAACGCCGATGAGTGGGTTCGCTTGGCGAAGGAGGCAGGGATGAAATATATCGTTATCACCGCAAAACACCATGACGGTTTTGCTATGTTCCGGTCAAAAGCAAGCCCATTCAATATCTACGACGCCACGCCTTTTAAGCGTGATCCCCTCTTGGAATTGGCAGACGCCTGCCGAAGGCACGGCATAAGACTAGGCTTCTACTATTCTCAGGCGCAGGATTGGCATCATCGAGGTGGGAGCGCATGCCGAGGGCATTGGGACGAGGCGCAGGAAGGCGATATGATGGATTATATTCGAAACATTGCTGTGCCCCAAGTCCGTGAGCTTCTATCTAATTATGGGCGCGTCTCAATACTTTGGTGGGATACGCCGTGCGGCATGACAAAAGAAATGGCTGATATGCTTCTGCCTCTTACCAAACTTCAACCGGGAATCATAACCAATAATCGCCTTGGAATTTACCCGGGCGACACGGAAACCCCTGAACAACACATTCCAGAAAGTGGTTATGCCAACCGCGACTGGGAGACCTGCATGACGATGAACGACACATGGGGCTATAAATCCTATGACAATAACTGGAAGTCAACGGAGACGCTTATTCGCAACCTAATTGATATAGCAAGCAAGGGTGGAAACTATCTGCTCAATGTTGGGCCAACAGCAGAGGGGGTAATCCCACAGCCAAGCGTAGACCGCTTACGTGAAATAGGTAAGTGGATGAAGGTAAATGGCGAGGCGATTTACGGAACGACGGCAAGTCCGTTCAAGAATCTGCCTTGGGGGCGTTGTACAAGAAAAGGCAAAACTCTTTATCTACATGTCTTCGACTGGCCCAAGGATAAAATGCTACGCGTGCCGATGAAGGGAGAAGTAAAGAAGGCATACCTACTTGCTCAGCCTGAAAAGCCGTTGATAACAATAAAGACTGAAAATGGCATTGGCATCGTTGTCCCAATTACTGCGCCCGACCCGGTGGCAACTGTAGTGGCGCTTGAGGTCAAAGGTGATATCTTACCAATTGAGTGA
- a CDS encoding right-handed parallel beta-helix repeat-containing protein — MYRVIIMCLISLLFVSGAGAQRNQSMIDLVKTGKVKVARASWWGFDAADSTSAIQDAINSGVRKLVIDNVGSPWIVKSIMLVSNQTIVFEPGVEVIAKRGEFKGKGDCLFRANGKENITLIGYGAVLRMRRADYDGPGYEKAEWRHVLSICGCTNVKVYGLTLAESGGDGIYLGSGRNGEVNKNIIIRDVKCIRNYRQGISVINAENLLIEKTIMCGTAGTPPQAGIDFEPNLPSERLVNIVMRDCVARDNQGDGYEFYLSPLKAMSEPVSIRIENCTSIGNNHSVFLATGNSKEDAVKGTVEFVNCNFRGGRNGGLFIVNKPESGCKVRFMDCSILDPEGGPPILLKVEKSSKEPIGGIEFHKCLIRNLKNRAPVIYEDNYVKVPPKSVFGEIILDQGSERKSVEVRAEWIIGLQSNWR, encoded by the coding sequence ATGTACAGAGTTATCATTATGTGCCTAATTAGCTTGCTTTTTGTTTCTGGGGCTGGAGCCCAAAGAAACCAATCTATGATTGACCTTGTAAAGACTGGGAAAGTAAAGGTTGCTCGGGCATCGTGGTGGGGATTCGATGCGGCAGATTCAACTAGTGCAATCCAGGATGCGATAAATTCCGGCGTCAGAAAGCTGGTTATTGATAATGTTGGGTCGCCGTGGATTGTTAAATCGATTATGCTGGTTAGCAACCAAACTATTGTATTTGAGCCGGGAGTCGAAGTCATTGCAAAACGAGGGGAATTTAAGGGGAAAGGCGATTGCCTTTTTCGCGCGAACGGCAAGGAGAATATTACACTCATTGGCTACGGTGCAGTCTTGCGCATGCGTCGTGCCGATTATGATGGACCTGGTTATGAGAAAGCGGAATGGCGTCATGTGCTTTCTATTTGTGGTTGCACTAATGTTAAGGTGTATGGCTTGACGCTTGCGGAGAGCGGCGGCGATGGAATCTACCTTGGTTCAGGGCGAAATGGCGAAGTGAATAAGAATATAATCATTAGGGACGTGAAATGCATTAGGAATTATCGGCAGGGCATTAGTGTCATAAACGCAGAAAATCTCCTAATCGAGAAAACTATAATGTGCGGCACTGCGGGAACTCCGCCCCAGGCAGGGATTGATTTTGAGCCAAACCTACCGAGCGAACGGCTTGTAAATATTGTGATGCGCGATTGCGTTGCGCGTGATAATCAAGGAGATGGTTACGAGTTCTATCTTTCACCATTAAAAGCGATGTCAGAGCCAGTGTCGATTCGAATTGAGAACTGCACGTCAATCGGCAATAATCACTCAGTATTTCTTGCTACAGGTAACTCGAAGGAAGATGCTGTCAAGGGAACAGTCGAGTTTGTGAATTGTAATTTCCGCGGCGGACGAAACGGCGGACTGTTCATTGTGAACAAGCCGGAGAGTGGGTGCAAAGTTCGATTTATGGATTGCTCGATTCTCGACCCAGAGGGTGGGCCGCCAATACTTTTAAAGGTCGAAAAAAGCTCAAAAGAGCCAATTGGCGGGATAGAGTTCCATAAATGTCTCATTAGAAACTTAAAGAATCGAGCGCCCGTTATATATGAAGACAATTATGTTAAAGTTCCCCCTAAAAGTGTCTTTGGGGAAATCATTCTTGATCAAGGTTCTGAGAGGAAATCAGTTGAAGTCAGGGCCGAGTGGATAATTGGTCTGCAGTCAAACTGGAGGTAA
- a CDS encoding PQQ-binding-like beta-propeller repeat protein: MRLNRINFCYIGILLLLVAIPAFGLTITGKVFVDVDGDGLAGAQDIPLDKVAVSDGREVVLTDGSGNYTLETEGGRIVFVSLPKGYRPAKSFFSEVGKVKRIDFPMVPWPESLSKTLRFVQITDIHVNNEETAKTFTEDIDEINALTPKPAFVILTGDLVNVGSNIEEYENYVRALSRFKIPFFNVIGNHDACRGEDRLANYHKFLGPDYYSFNVGDYHILVINCLDFDANNVQKEWIAKDLAASPKGTRLILAQHFWPSREQLKYFASLGGLLIVSGHWHGNRVSNGNGILDLNTPPLRFGGIDRNARGFRIIEISGEEASSELRLAGFSENVTVVSPAGYSFAPKGNLKLLVNAYDTRSKIAKVECEVGKRKTSLKPAGSWSWVGEIKVDSQSSDAQKLIATVTDISGRTWKTESTFQAVDNMPSIITGADWPQFHGDHHHLGSSPDRVCPPLRLAWATHAGGFIGISSPVVGEGLVFVGTNDLGNLKDCGVYAFDAKSGKLRWRFKTDSAVKNSVAFSKGRVFAISVTGYLYSLDAQNGRLLWKQGLRAENERWEIAAPVVFANVVYAGGTTYLAAFKADSGERLWEVDLGGHDWWPSCPLTPMISGSQLIITSRTGAFGIDRKTGKKIWELDGNFRGCSAVGEFIYAIRNGFPVAINPIDGKTVWESTEKLGDSASTPAISGETMVVGDADGRICAFSTKDGKLLWTFQTGPSVSSLQPYKRGGSDVNSSPAISGNTVYIGASDGKLYALSLTSGEELWSHNLGVPIASSPAISGNAVYVGAYDGNVYAFIGQ; this comes from the coding sequence ATGCGTCTGAATAGAATCAATTTTTGTTATATAGGGATCCTCCTTTTATTGGTTGCAATCCCTGCTTTTGGATTAACAATCACCGGCAAAGTATTCGTGGATGTAGACGGCGATGGATTGGCCGGAGCGCAAGACATCCCCCTTGACAAGGTGGCCGTTTCCGATGGGCGGGAGGTAGTGCTAACCGATGGTTCGGGCAATTACACTCTGGAAACCGAAGGCGGCAGAATTGTGTTTGTGTCTCTTCCGAAAGGCTATCGACCTGCAAAGAGCTTTTTTAGCGAGGTTGGGAAAGTAAAGCGTATTGATTTCCCTATGGTTCCCTGGCCAGAATCCCTCTCAAAGACTCTGCGTTTCGTCCAAATTACCGATATTCATGTGAACAATGAAGAAACCGCCAAAACGTTTACCGAAGACATAGATGAAATCAACGCACTTACCCCAAAACCTGCTTTTGTAATCCTTACTGGGGATTTAGTTAATGTGGGTTCAAATATTGAGGAATACGAAAACTACGTACGCGCTCTCTCCCGATTTAAAATTCCCTTTTTTAATGTAATAGGAAATCACGATGCATGCAGGGGAGAGGACCGCCTGGCGAATTATCACAAATTCCTTGGCCCAGATTACTATTCGTTTAACGTTGGGGACTACCATATATTAGTCATAAATTGCCTAGACTTCGATGCAAATAATGTGCAGAAAGAGTGGATTGCAAAAGACTTGGCGGCTTCCCCCAAAGGAACGCGGCTAATCCTCGCCCAACATTTCTGGCCCAGCCGTGAGCAACTAAAATATTTCGCAAGCCTCGGAGGACTCCTCATTGTCTCAGGACACTGGCACGGAAATCGAGTAAGCAACGGAAATGGGATACTCGACCTTAACACACCACCGCTCAGGTTTGGAGGGATTGACCGCAATGCCCGCGGTTTCAGAATAATAGAGATTTCTGGCGAAGAGGCATCAAGCGAACTAAGACTCGCAGGTTTTAGCGAGAATGTTACCGTGGTAAGTCCGGCTGGATATTCCTTTGCCCCAAAAGGCAACCTAAAGCTGTTAGTAAATGCATATGACACGCGTTCAAAAATTGCAAAAGTCGAATGCGAAGTAGGCAAACGAAAAACTTCGCTAAAACCAGCCGGCAGTTGGAGCTGGGTGGGCGAGATCAAAGTAGACTCTCAGTCCAGCGATGCTCAAAAGCTTATTGCCACTGTAACTGACATAAGCGGCCGGACGTGGAAAACTGAATCCACATTTCAAGCAGTGGATAATATGCCCTCCATCATAACAGGAGCAGATTGGCCTCAATTCCATGGCGACCACCACCATCTTGGTAGCTCTCCCGACCGCGTTTGTCCACCTTTGAGATTAGCATGGGCGACGCATGCGGGAGGATTCATCGGAATATCATCTCCAGTGGTTGGGGAGGGCTTAGTTTTTGTGGGCACCAACGATCTTGGCAATTTAAAAGACTGCGGCGTTTATGCATTCGATGCTAAAAGTGGAAAACTTAGATGGCGCTTTAAAACCGATAGCGCAGTCAAGAATTCGGTTGCATTCTCCAAAGGCCGAGTATTTGCCATAAGCGTAACGGGTTACCTATACTCTCTTGATGCACAAAATGGGAGGCTTTTGTGGAAGCAGGGATTGAGAGCTGAAAACGAACGATGGGAAATCGCCGCTCCTGTAGTGTTCGCTAATGTGGTCTATGCGGGTGGAACAACTTACTTGGCAGCATTCAAAGCTGACAGTGGGGAGCGGCTTTGGGAGGTGGACCTAGGCGGCCATGATTGGTGGCCAAGTTGTCCACTTACGCCAATGATTTCGGGTAGCCAATTAATTATTACGTCGCGCACTGGAGCATTTGGAATAGACCGAAAGACGGGCAAAAAAATCTGGGAACTGGACGGCAATTTTCGGGGTTGCTCAGCAGTCGGGGAATTCATCTACGCTATACGAAACGGATTTCCTGTTGCAATCAACCCCATAGATGGAAAAACCGTTTGGGAAAGCACTGAAAAACTCGGCGACAGTGCATCAACACCTGCAATCTCGGGAGAAACAATGGTCGTCGGTGATGCAGATGGACGCATATGTGCTTTCTCTACAAAGGATGGAAAGCTTCTTTGGACCTTCCAAACAGGCCCAAGTGTTTCTTCCCTCCAGCCATACAAGCGAGGCGGCAGCGATGTCAACTCCTCACCTGCCATTTCTGGCAACACAGTGTACATTGGCGCAAGTGACGGCAAACTGTATGCCTTGTCGCTTACAAGTGGTGAGGAACTTTGGAGCCACAACCTTGGTGTTCCAATTGCATCCTCGCCGGCTATTTCGGGAAATGCGGTCTATGTCGGCGCCTATGATGGAAATGTTTACGCATTCATAGGGCAATAA
- a CDS encoding DegT/DnrJ/EryC1/StrS family aminotransferase, giving the protein MEEKKKYTGADTEGGITSSYSVDDGVVLKVPYSFFGSIYDEEERNAAWAAMQQDTLTMGPQVAAFQKEFAEMCGVKYAFATSNCTTAMHVCTQALGIGPGDEVIVTPNTFIATSLVLLKEGARPVFADIDPRTFNIDPNQIEDKITSRTRAIYVVHYGGQMCDMDPIMEIARKYNLAVLEDCAHAPGAEYKGCKAGSIGDFGCFSFHSLKNMTTCGEGGMITTNRDDMVDAIEKLRCMNLQPWENQTDYWIPSHFNVVDVNGKWGCNYRMNEVQAAVGRVQLKKLPMLNEKRREIGRRITEGIKGIKGVTPVYEDPNCTHVYHLYTVCIEEEELGASRDDFMRVLYREEGIQGILHYQPTYHFDGLKKLGYGDHLCPVHEDFFYRREFNIPMHPRLTDREIEDMIAGIRNTAEKVRKRL; this is encoded by the coding sequence ATGGAAGAAAAGAAGAAATACACGGGGGCCGATACCGAAGGCGGCATCACCAGCAGTTACAGCGTTGATGACGGAGTCGTTTTGAAAGTTCCATATTCGTTTTTTGGCTCGATATATGATGAAGAAGAGCGAAATGCAGCATGGGCGGCAATGCAGCAAGACACATTGACGATGGGACCCCAGGTAGCGGCATTCCAAAAAGAGTTTGCGGAAATGTGCGGAGTGAAATATGCCTTTGCTACTTCAAACTGTACGACAGCTATGCATGTTTGCACCCAGGCATTGGGGATTGGGCCTGGCGATGAGGTTATTGTCACACCGAACACCTTTATTGCTACTTCGCTTGTTTTATTGAAAGAAGGCGCGCGGCCAGTTTTCGCAGACATTGATCCAAGGACTTTCAATATTGACCCAAATCAGATTGAGGACAAGATTACAAGTCGAACTAGGGCTATTTATGTTGTTCATTACGGGGGACAGATGTGCGACATGGATCCAATTATGGAGATTGCGCGGAAATATAATCTTGCAGTGCTCGAGGATTGTGCGCACGCTCCTGGTGCTGAATATAAGGGGTGCAAGGCAGGTAGCATTGGCGACTTTGGATGTTTCAGTTTTCACTCTCTAAAAAACATGACTACATGCGGGGAGGGTGGCATGATAACCACCAATCGCGATGATATGGTGGATGCCATCGAAAAACTTCGTTGCATGAATCTTCAGCCTTGGGAGAATCAAACCGATTATTGGATTCCGTCTCATTTCAATGTCGTGGATGTAAACGGCAAGTGGGGTTGCAATTATCGCATGAATGAAGTTCAGGCGGCGGTGGGGCGAGTTCAGCTCAAGAAGCTTCCAATGCTAAATGAGAAGCGCAGGGAGATTGGACGAAGGATTACCGAGGGAATCAAAGGGATAAAGGGAGTAACTCCGGTTTATGAAGACCCGAACTGCACGCATGTTTATCACCTCTATACTGTTTGTATTGAGGAAGAAGAGCTGGGTGCCAGCCGGGATGACTTTATGCGTGTTCTCTACCGTGAGGAAGGGATTCAGGGTATTCTTCACTACCAGCCGACATATCATTTTGATGGCTTGAAGAAACTCGGATATGGCGACCACCTTTGTCCTGTGCATGAGGATTTTTTCTATCGGCGGGAGTTTAACATACCAATGCATCCTCGACTGACCGATCGTGAGATTGAGGATATGATAGCAGGGATTCGGAATACAGCGGAAAAGGTGCGGAAGAGGTTGTAA
- a CDS encoding sulfatase-like hydrolase/transferase, with protein MDKPNVVIIMTDQQRADLCKREGFPLDTTPFLDLLARRGVWFNKAYTSMPVCAPARVSMLTGRWPSAHRVRTNHNIEDAYYTEDLFDVFRRHGYSTALIGKNHSHLSPEKCDFWFECGHLGIHGDGLSQQERAFNKWMEETHFHMSLEPTPFPLECQIPYRLVSKAEEWVKSIGRRPFLLWLSFPEPHNPYQVPEPYWSMFPPEILPLPRADESTLEVKGFKYCWCRACFELAFPGFKEQIPRARASYLGMLRLLDDQISRFVEFLDAQRLLENTIIVFLSDHGDFVGEYGLLRKGPGLAEVLVRIPLQFFGPGIRRIENPHPAHVSIVDIMPTLCEAVGIQLPDGVQGRSLWPLLTGEGYPEGEFNSAYVEHGFGGLHYTGDEDLDPTADGLTVSTFDGSCTLDKANWGAFDCLNSWTQSGTMAMVRKEDWKLIFDMDGREQLYNIIDDPLELYDFSTVLAQGVSNNVSALKNDLEEVLVRCAGMRGKEFARRLCHNGISSIAMLCRVERELIGEMLKWRLRVQDSLPLPRRRYVLKRHPRGYWEAQSSNYCT; from the coding sequence GTGGACAAACCCAATGTTGTCATTATCATGACAGACCAACAGCGAGCAGACTTGTGTAAAAGGGAGGGTTTTCCCCTTGACACTACGCCATTCCTTGATTTGCTTGCAAGGCGTGGGGTTTGGTTCAACAAGGCGTACACTTCTATGCCCGTTTGTGCGCCGGCAAGGGTGAGCATGCTTACTGGAAGGTGGCCAAGTGCCCATCGGGTCAGGACAAACCACAACATAGAGGATGCATACTATACCGAGGACCTTTTCGATGTCTTTAGAAGGCATGGATACTCTACTGCCCTTATTGGCAAAAACCATTCGCACCTTTCGCCTGAAAAATGCGACTTTTGGTTTGAGTGCGGCCACCTGGGAATTCACGGAGATGGTCTCTCTCAGCAGGAGAGAGCCTTCAACAAGTGGATGGAGGAAACCCATTTCCACATGTCCCTTGAACCGACACCATTTCCACTTGAGTGCCAGATTCCTTATCGCTTAGTTTCAAAGGCTGAGGAATGGGTCAAGTCAATTGGGAGGCGGCCGTTCCTCCTATGGCTTAGCTTTCCTGAGCCGCACAATCCTTATCAAGTTCCTGAGCCGTACTGGTCAATGTTCCCGCCTGAGATTCTGCCATTGCCTCGGGCGGATGAGAGTACTTTGGAGGTAAAAGGATTTAAGTACTGCTGGTGCCGCGCGTGTTTCGAGCTAGCTTTCCCAGGCTTTAAAGAACAAATACCACGAGCAAGGGCTAGCTATTTAGGGATGCTTCGCTTGCTCGATGATCAAATTAGCCGCTTTGTTGAGTTCCTAGATGCCCAAAGATTGCTTGAGAATACAATTATAGTTTTTCTTTCCGACCATGGTGATTTTGTTGGCGAGTATGGGCTTCTTCGCAAAGGCCCGGGGCTGGCGGAGGTGCTCGTGAGAATACCACTGCAGTTTTTTGGACCTGGGATTCGGCGTATTGAGAATCCACACCCAGCCCATGTCTCAATTGTTGACATCATGCCTACGCTTTGCGAGGCGGTTGGCATCCAACTTCCCGATGGAGTTCAAGGAAGGAGTCTGTGGCCATTGTTAACAGGCGAAGGTTATCCAGAGGGGGAATTCAACAGCGCCTATGTGGAGCATGGTTTTGGTGGGCTTCATTATACGGGGGACGAAGATCTTGATCCGACTGCTGATGGACTGACGGTAAGTACTTTTGACGGTTCTTGTACTTTAGATAAGGCTAATTGGGGAGCTTTTGACTGCCTGAACTCGTGGACGCAAAGTGGCACGATGGCAATGGTGCGTAAAGAAGATTGGAAGCTTATTTTTGATATGGATGGGCGTGAGCAACTCTACAACATTATTGATGATCCCTTGGAGCTGTATGATTTTTCCACTGTCCTCGCTCAAGGCGTATCTAATAACGTAAGTGCACTGAAGAACGATTTGGAGGAGGTCCTCGTTCGTTGTGCTGGCATGCGAGGGAAAGAGTTTGCAAGAAGGCTTTGCCATAATGGAATAAGTTCGATTGCAATGCTGTGTCGAGTGGAAAGGGAATTGATTGGGGAGATGTTGAAATGGCGGCTTCGCGTACAGGATTCTTTGCCTCTTCCGAGACGGCGTTATGTATTAAAGCGGCATCCTAGAGGCTACTGGGAAGCGCAAAGCTCCAATTATTGCACATGA